One Sodalinema gerasimenkoae IPPAS B-353 DNA segment encodes these proteins:
- a CDS encoding (2Fe-2S) ferredoxin domain-containing protein: protein MTNFQPWVAPLNRKTTEPTPQGGTLEYEDFPISSDVTGPLLYDLFQNHWSEIGVGHVVQGSVLELELTAPPKTCLLYDGYLTVVTEGWHLHLCLEEHLGGPHCKTPPGLRQQRRLSRGAFYRRLNEAGQPRSWGIQFWNGEGERMMNLFLPNPLLGEDEDVLPEGKPLLEKLALYDELRSIYILGERPIPFEENPLKRPYLAVCRSSRCNPSRKWEPVFEALESAVEEAGLDVTVRTAGCLEVCQLGPIVFYSGDRTWYSRVKPEVAHQIVSEHLVQGTPVKEHLYPPQS from the coding sequence ATGACAAACTTTCAGCCTTGGGTTGCCCCCCTCAACCGCAAAACCACAGAACCCACCCCGCAAGGAGGAACCCTAGAATATGAAGATTTTCCCATTTCTAGTGATGTCACGGGTCCCCTGTTATATGACCTGTTTCAAAACCATTGGTCGGAGATTGGCGTGGGTCATGTGGTTCAGGGAAGTGTCCTGGAATTGGAACTGACGGCCCCGCCCAAAACCTGTTTATTGTATGACGGTTATTTAACGGTTGTGACAGAAGGTTGGCATTTACATCTCTGTTTAGAAGAGCATCTGGGGGGTCCCCATTGCAAAACTCCCCCAGGGTTGCGACAACAGCGGCGTTTAAGTCGGGGTGCGTTCTATCGGCGTTTGAATGAAGCGGGCCAGCCAAGAAGTTGGGGGATTCAGTTTTGGAATGGGGAGGGAGAACGGATGATGAATCTGTTTTTACCGAATCCGTTGCTGGGGGAGGATGAGGATGTTCTCCCGGAAGGAAAACCGTTGTTGGAGAAGTTGGCGCTTTATGATGAGTTGCGCTCAATTTATATCTTGGGAGAACGGCCGATTCCCTTTGAAGAAAATCCCCTCAAACGTCCCTATTTGGCAGTGTGTCGGTCGAGTCGTTGTAATCCGTCTCGTAAGTGGGAACCGGTATTTGAGGCGTTGGAATCTGCTGTGGAGGAGGCGGGGTTAGATGTGACGGTTCGGACGGCGGGATGTTTGGAAGTCTGTCAGTTGGGGCCGATTGTTTTTTATTCAGGAGATAGGACTTGGTACAGTCGTGTGAAACCGGAGGTGGCGCATCAGATTGTGTCTGAGCATTTAGTGCAAGGAACGCCTGTTAAAGAGCATTTGTATCCTCCGCAGTCGTAA
- a CDS encoding caspase family protein, whose amino-acid sequence MTRDALVIGINSYPELSDLPKPAQDAEAIAQLLEEHGGFRVRRVPEVNREGRLWVYEGAEVRCKEVEEAIATLFNPDGDEAQVPDTALLFFAGHGLRKVRGGVSEGFLAASDCDPEEEIWGVSLQWLRRLLQKSSVKQQIIWLDCCHSGELHNFDEADPGHLGQGRDRCFIAACRPFESAYESLSGKHGVLTQFLLEGLDPSEQAEGEVTNHVLVDLIKEKVRGIPQAPIYSNSGDSILLTSRDRKQVQPVREGVCPYRGLRYFDVKEEDAQYFYGRTERIDELIETVKTSKFLAVVGPSGSGKSSLVRAGLLHQLKAGRNASGTERWKIYPPFTPGEQDKTPLENLARIFVDAEGELSVIERASQLQKAEELIAAGSQGLQRLIEATEAPRVVLVIDQFEEIFTLVPDESERQQFFECLFGALEALGGKLCLILVMRADFLGKCAEKEYFGLTEYINQNQYLVPTLNASELKDAIRKPAKKVGLEVEEGLVKQMIEDVQGSPGSLPLLQYTLTELWHQKMVGRLTLSDYNRLGGVKGALQKQADSFLAALSKPERTLAKRIFLELTQLGEGTDDTRRRVLKNELITGEYSEEMIDNILDKLVQARLVVTDELKARGAGDDSRVTVVDVAHESLIRHWPQLKGWLDENRDMLRRKRDIEEATRKWVRRGKPREREEVLVGIDLNLAENFLVNYPEEISSDAIYLIKISQETRDREIKQKEERERREREYLKKNNQKLRRLWLATAFFAIIFGLTALVAFYLRSLAQERENIAKSVQLAIASEVSLNTDPTRSLLLAIHAKLTKNTPQANLALWNAFVNSHERFYLVGHESEILHAEFDVNNPKRLLTASRDKTVQIFNLDDIENPIILRGHQDRIPYATFNPHNSDQILTVSYDGTAKIWDLNTLQSIVSFDKHNAPINYGQFDPHKPGRIVTVGSDNTAQVWEVSNPDVSTTLTGHQRDIWMAEFDPHEFNRILTVSSDSTARVWDLSDIDSPVILRGHNGEVLYGRFDPNQPDRLLTASTDRTARLWDLNNPNQPFIISGHTGTVKGGDFDINNSNQILTVSEDGTAKVWNLEDLENSITFSEHTQAVVYGQFSRDESNQILTVSKDGTAKIWKISDNNTPILQATLKGHQSGLNMGVFNPQNSRQILTIGQDATARIWELDQKSVFELPDNQRTIVKTGFSNLNHQEIFTINRDSVITLWNIRDSDAKQIYNLQTGLDSLTYANFYPGSMSQVITLDIQGVFQGWDLRNLNNSVWNLTPEDNKPLLGGISPINQNHVFAIEDNGAVTIRHINRPEQNPSVISVHPNSIGFVDFHPQDSNKVLTSSDDGIVRLWSLQDTFRPLQEIIVTSEPLWFSRFDPNNNNRLLTGGNDKVVSLLHLDDLGNLIRLRGHKDIVAYGEFDPDNPRRFLTASHDNTVRVWDLSIPNNPLIINGFESDVIYAGFSPHDSNYIIALTDDSQIKVYVTGGPDLVNLALQSLSRCLTSEEKSFYNIDNRITTQTLKSYFNKHTYSHDYHSCIKPR is encoded by the coding sequence ATGACTCGTGATGCCCTGGTCATAGGGATTAATAGCTACCCAGAACTGAGCGACTTACCGAAACCGGCTCAGGATGCGGAGGCGATCGCCCAGCTTCTCGAAGAACATGGGGGCTTCCGAGTGCGACGAGTGCCGGAGGTTAACCGGGAAGGTCGCTTGTGGGTGTATGAGGGGGCCGAAGTCCGCTGTAAGGAAGTTGAAGAGGCGATCGCGACTCTCTTTAATCCCGATGGGGATGAAGCTCAAGTCCCTGACACCGCACTGTTATTTTTTGCCGGTCATGGTCTACGCAAGGTTCGTGGAGGTGTGAGTGAAGGATTTTTAGCCGCCAGTGACTGCGATCCCGAAGAAGAAATCTGGGGAGTCTCCCTGCAATGGTTAAGGCGATTACTCCAGAAAAGTTCTGTTAAACAGCAAATTATTTGGCTAGATTGCTGCCATAGCGGAGAATTACATAATTTTGACGAGGCCGATCCGGGTCACTTAGGACAGGGAAGAGATCGATGTTTTATCGCCGCATGTCGTCCCTTTGAGTCAGCCTATGAGTCTCTCAGTGGCAAGCATGGCGTTCTCACGCAATTTCTCTTGGAAGGACTAGACCCGAGTGAGCAAGCCGAGGGGGAAGTTACCAACCACGTCTTAGTCGATTTGATCAAGGAAAAGGTACGGGGGATTCCTCAAGCTCCAATTTATAGCAACTCGGGGGACTCCATTCTGCTCACGAGCCGTGATCGCAAACAGGTTCAACCCGTTCGGGAGGGGGTTTGCCCCTATCGAGGCTTAAGATATTTTGATGTCAAAGAGGAAGATGCTCAGTATTTTTACGGACGCACGGAACGGATTGATGAGTTAATTGAAACGGTTAAAACCAGCAAATTCTTAGCAGTTGTTGGTCCGTCGGGGAGCGGGAAATCCTCTTTAGTTAGAGCCGGTTTACTCCATCAGCTTAAAGCCGGTCGAAATGCTTCTGGAACTGAACGCTGGAAAATTTACCCCCCTTTTACTCCGGGCGAACAAGACAAAACGCCCCTAGAGAATTTAGCCCGAATTTTTGTCGATGCTGAAGGGGAGTTATCAGTAATAGAGAGAGCTAGCCAACTCCAGAAAGCGGAGGAGTTAATTGCGGCAGGAAGTCAAGGATTACAACGCTTAATTGAGGCAACGGAAGCTCCTCGGGTTGTCTTAGTTATTGATCAATTTGAAGAAATTTTCACTCTAGTTCCAGATGAGTCTGAACGACAACAGTTTTTTGAATGTCTCTTCGGTGCTTTGGAAGCTCTGGGAGGAAAACTTTGTCTGATTTTGGTCATGCGGGCCGATTTTTTGGGAAAATGCGCGGAGAAGGAGTATTTTGGCTTAACAGAATACATCAATCAGAATCAATACTTAGTGCCAACTCTTAATGCGTCTGAATTAAAAGATGCGATTCGGAAACCGGCTAAAAAGGTGGGATTAGAGGTGGAGGAGGGACTGGTTAAGCAAATGATTGAAGATGTGCAAGGTTCTCCAGGAAGTTTGCCTCTTCTACAATATACCCTGACGGAACTCTGGCATCAAAAAATGGTCGGCCGCTTGACTCTATCAGATTATAATCGTTTGGGAGGAGTGAAAGGAGCATTACAGAAACAAGCCGATTCATTTTTAGCCGCTTTATCCAAACCAGAACGGACTTTGGCTAAGCGTATTTTTCTAGAGTTAACGCAACTAGGAGAGGGAACTGATGATACTCGTCGGCGTGTTCTAAAAAATGAACTTATTACCGGTGAGTATAGTGAGGAAATGATTGATAACATTCTGGATAAGTTAGTCCAGGCTCGCTTGGTGGTGACCGATGAATTAAAAGCGAGGGGAGCTGGGGATGACTCTCGGGTAACGGTAGTTGATGTAGCTCATGAATCTCTCATTCGCCATTGGCCCCAACTCAAAGGCTGGTTGGACGAAAATCGCGACATGCTGCGTCGGAAGCGGGACATTGAGGAAGCAACCCGAAAATGGGTTAGAAGAGGAAAACCTAGAGAACGAGAAGAAGTCTTAGTAGGAATTGACTTAAACCTAGCTGAAAATTTTCTGGTGAACTATCCAGAAGAGATTTCGTCAGATGCAATATATCTGATAAAAATAAGTCAAGAGACTCGAGATCGGGAAATCAAGCAAAAGGAAGAACGAGAAAGGAGAGAACGAGAATATCTCAAAAAGAATAACCAAAAATTACGACGTTTATGGTTGGCTACAGCTTTTTTTGCTATCATATTCGGTTTAACTGCATTGGTTGCATTTTACTTGCGTAGTCTAGCACAAGAGCGAGAGAATATCGCTAAATCAGTGCAATTAGCTATAGCTTCAGAAGTAAGTTTAAATACCGATCCAACCCGCAGTCTGCTCTTAGCCATTCATGCCAAGCTAACTAAAAACACACCACAGGCTAATTTAGCGTTATGGAATGCATTTGTGAATAGCCATGAGCGATTTTACTTGGTTGGTCACGAATCAGAAATTTTACATGCTGAGTTTGATGTTAATAATCCCAAAAGACTATTAACAGCTAGTCGAGATAAGACTGTTCAAATTTTCAATTTAGATGATATCGAAAATCCTATAATACTTAGAGGACATCAAGACAGGATACCTTATGCAACTTTCAACCCTCATAACTCGGATCAAATTTTAACAGTTAGCTATGATGGAACTGCTAAAATCTGGGATTTGAATACCCTTCAGAGTATTGTAAGTTTTGATAAACATAATGCTCCCATCAATTATGGTCAATTTGATCCTCATAAGCCTGGTCGAATTGTGACTGTTGGCAGTGATAATACCGCTCAAGTTTGGGAAGTGAGCAATCCTGACGTCTCGACAACCTTGACGGGACACCAACGGGATATATGGATGGCAGAGTTTGACCCTCATGAGTTTAATCGGATCTTAACTGTTAGTAGTGATAGTACAGCTAGAGTTTGGGATTTGAGTGATATTGATAGTCCGGTGATTTTAAGAGGTCACAACGGCGAGGTTTTATACGGTCGTTTTGATCCGAATCAACCCGATAGGCTTCTAACTGCTAGCACTGATAGAACCGCAAGGTTATGGGATTTGAATAATCCCAATCAACCCTTCATTATATCAGGTCATACAGGAACTGTCAAAGGGGGCGATTTTGATATCAATAACTCCAATCAGATTTTGACCGTTAGTGAAGATGGCACAGCTAAAGTTTGGAATCTGGAAGATTTGGAAAATTCAATAACTTTTTCAGAGCATACTCAAGCAGTAGTTTATGGTCAATTTTCTCGCGATGAGTCCAATCAAATTCTTACGGTTAGTAAAGATGGAACTGCTAAAATATGGAAAATCTCAGATAATAATACACCTATACTTCAGGCAACCTTGAAAGGACATCAATCTGGACTAAATATGGGTGTTTTCAATCCTCAAAATTCCAGGCAAATCTTGACCATAGGTCAAGACGCAACAGCTAGAATTTGGGAATTAGACCAAAAGAGTGTTTTCGAATTACCAGATAACCAAAGAACTATCGTAAAAACTGGATTTTCAAACTTAAATCATCAAGAAATCTTTACAATAAATCGAGATAGTGTTATTACTTTATGGAATATACGTGACAGTGACGCGAAACAGATTTATAATCTTCAAACTGGATTAGATTCACTAACCTATGCTAATTTTTATCCAGGAAGCATGAGTCAAGTTATAACCCTTGATATTCAGGGAGTTTTTCAAGGGTGGGATTTGCGGAATCTAAATAATTCAGTTTGGAACTTAACGCCGGAAGATAATAAACCATTGCTGGGTGGGATTTCTCCGATAAACCAGAATCATGTATTTGCAATTGAAGATAATGGTGCAGTAACTATTCGTCATATCAATAGGCCTGAACAAAATCCTTCAGTTATTTCGGTTCATCCAAACAGCATTGGTTTTGTTGACTTTCATCCTCAAGACTCTAACAAAGTTTTGACATCTAGTGATGACGGTATAGTTCGATTGTGGAGCTTACAAGATACTTTCAGACCTCTACAGGAAATTATTGTGACTTCAGAGCCTCTTTGGTTTTCTCGTTTTGATCCGAATAATAATAATCGTTTATTGACCGGAGGAAATGACAAGGTGGTTAGCCTTTTGCATTTAGATGATCTAGGAAATCTAATTCGTCTTAGGGGTCATAAAGATATCGTAGCTTATGGCGAATTTGATCCAGATAACCCTCGGCGTTTTTTAACAGCAAGTCATGACAATACAGTACGAGTATGGGACTTGAGCATCCCTAATAATCCTCTCATCATTAATGGTTTTGAATCAGATGTGATTTATGCAGGATTTTCTCCTCATGACTCTAATTACATCATAGCTTTGACTGATGATAGTCAGATCAAGGTTTATGTTACTGGAGGTCCTGATTTAGTTAACTTGGCTTTACAAAGCTTAAGTCGCTGCTTGACATCTGAAGAAAAATCATTTTACAATATAGACAACCGAATAACAACCCAGACACTTAAAAGCTATTTCAACAAACACACATACAGTCATGACTATCATAGCTGTATTAAACCGAGGTAA
- the cbiD gene encoding cobalt-precorrin-5B (C(1))-methyltransferase CbiD, with amino-acid sequence MQNSGYTLPVFAIAAAKAALLHLQQRQSPQTVKLNLLPGDAEIPIEQVACLDQNRALGISRSDPGANLDVTRNTPIWADVTLDPFCGDSLSLVGGEGIGKTEEGQAAIYHYARRLAEANLLEYIPQGKTLRVAIILPEGRQLAKRTSNEAFGVLDGLSLLGTHGIAQPHTAVESLENAKTQLQEKSQQHQDLIFCIGSNGFQVADRLQLPETAIVQVGNWLGALLVEAGLREVRSVLLLGYHGKLVKLAGKIFNTSSHIADGKLEILAAALAQYTDNVKLIRGVLDCPTMAKAYQYLEQENLADRVFQDLCDRIRKNSQAYVQKYADTELEIGVILFERQGVIVAQNAIAPQLIARHHP; translated from the coding sequence ATGCAAAATTCCGGTTACACCCTCCCCGTATTCGCCATCGCCGCCGCTAAAGCCGCCCTACTCCACCTACAACAACGCCAGTCTCCCCAAACCGTCAAACTCAACCTCCTACCCGGTGACGCCGAAATCCCCATCGAACAAGTGGCTTGTCTTGACCAGAACCGCGCCTTAGGGATTTCCCGCAGTGACCCCGGCGCAAATCTCGACGTAACCCGAAATACCCCTATCTGGGCCGATGTGACCCTAGACCCCTTTTGCGGTGATTCCCTCTCCTTAGTCGGAGGAGAAGGAATTGGTAAAACCGAAGAAGGACAAGCCGCCATTTATCACTATGCGCGTCGTTTAGCTGAAGCCAATCTCCTAGAGTACATTCCCCAGGGAAAAACCCTGCGCGTCGCTATTATTCTCCCCGAAGGACGACAGCTTGCGAAACGAACCTCCAATGAAGCGTTTGGTGTTTTGGACGGCTTATCACTCTTGGGAACTCATGGTATTGCTCAACCTCATACGGCGGTTGAAAGTTTGGAAAATGCCAAAACTCAGCTTCAGGAAAAATCTCAACAGCACCAGGATTTGATTTTCTGTATTGGCAGTAATGGCTTCCAGGTGGCAGACCGATTACAACTGCCGGAAACGGCAATTGTTCAGGTAGGAAACTGGCTGGGGGCGCTATTAGTTGAAGCAGGATTACGTGAGGTTCGTTCAGTGTTGTTACTGGGCTATCATGGAAAATTGGTGAAATTGGCGGGCAAAATTTTTAATACATCGAGCCATATTGCTGATGGAAAATTGGAAATTCTAGCGGCGGCTTTAGCACAATATACAGATAATGTCAAGCTCATTCGTGGGGTTTTAGACTGTCCAACCATGGCGAAAGCCTATCAGTATTTAGAGCAAGAAAACCTAGCGGATAGGGTGTTTCAAGACTTGTGCGATCGCATCCGCAAAAATTCCCAAGCCTACGTGCAAAAATATGCCGATACCGAGTTAGAAATCGGCGTTATTCTCTTTGAACGCCAGGGAGTCATTGTTGCCCAAAATGCGATCGCCCCCCAACTCATCGCCCGACATCACCCCTAG
- a CDS encoding DNA-binding protein, which yields MTSITIDLSDSQFQKLQRLAQAYGVATDVLWKASLDDWLNVQQDNFDNAADYVLAKNAQLYRCLA from the coding sequence GTGACTTCTATCACAATTGATTTGTCAGACAGCCAATTCCAAAAGCTACAGAGGTTAGCACAGGCCTATGGTGTTGCCACTGACGTGCTTTGGAAGGCAAGCCTAGACGATTGGCTCAATGTACAACAAGATAATTTTGATAATGCAGCGGACTATGTGCTGGCAAAAAATGCTCAGTTGTATCGATGTTTGGCATGA
- a CDS encoding TonB-dependent receptor — MKSLPLSLIFLLLLAAPTLANPDPDEDSSTEEDPPVEELEEVEIFIQRILRQPVFGPFRQNRPLRDSSRPIYVVPREQIDVQGATTVQDALRFVPGILSDGTSGGQLGSVSSQFMRGGNSSQTLILLNGRPINDLGSSGGFDLSSFTTNFVERLEVLPGGSSTLYGSSAVGGTLNIVSQSPTEEPEVVIASEVGSFGYNQQVIQSRGTAGDFGWVIGYNRTFSRNDFPFDLGTVDVSGTRDNAEANYNNLNLTLAADLGDRNRLTFSGLYLSRDIGVPGGVPTEAGSLGEFNRLSPQARQYTEDWLLDLLWESQLNPEDTSNLTARIYTDILDSTFRDPESSRSNLDRNSFGLQVQHNWQFTDNQTLTYGIDFRTISSENRTFNFSTGESTENYNSRIDNGAAFARYEVNLADNLSLNLGLRQEFNSLENGSFTSPAVGVLWNLSDSTALRANYARSFKSPLMSQLEGLAAFSVAGNPNLRPERGNSFDLGIDQQLGNIGLFRLTLFANQISELIAFEFGDPSTNVNIGKVEALGVEAALDLQLAPNVFAFANLTLNNTQILQDTNEAVEGNRLSFRDADVFNIGVAYATPDGWYAGLFLRNLSNFFTNNTNTERLPGYTTLDLKLQAPITDKLRLNASVTNLFDERYEVFPGFPGLSRSVQGGIRYSF; from the coding sequence ATGAAATCTCTTCCCCTGTCCCTCATTTTCCTCCTCCTGCTCGCCGCTCCCACCCTCGCCAACCCCGACCCCGATGAGGACTCCTCCACAGAAGAAGACCCTCCCGTCGAAGAACTTGAAGAAGTGGAAATCTTCATTCAACGCATCCTGCGCCAACCCGTTTTTGGCCCCTTTCGCCAAAACCGACCCCTACGGGATTCCTCCCGTCCCATCTATGTCGTTCCCCGCGAACAAATCGACGTTCAAGGGGCCACCACCGTCCAAGATGCACTGCGATTCGTCCCCGGAATCCTCAGCGATGGAACCAGTGGCGGTCAACTCGGGTCCGTCAGTTCCCAATTTATGCGCGGCGGGAACTCCTCCCAAACCCTGATTCTCCTCAACGGACGACCCATCAACGACCTGGGGTCTTCTGGAGGCTTTGACCTCTCCTCCTTCACCACCAATTTTGTCGAACGCCTGGAAGTCCTCCCTGGGGGAAGTTCCACCCTCTACGGGTCTAGCGCCGTCGGTGGAACCCTCAACATCGTCAGCCAATCCCCCACAGAGGAACCGGAAGTGGTTATCGCAAGCGAAGTCGGGAGTTTTGGCTACAACCAACAAGTGATTCAAAGTCGGGGAACCGCCGGAGACTTCGGCTGGGTGATTGGCTATAACCGCACCTTCTCCCGCAATGACTTTCCCTTTGACCTGGGAACCGTCGATGTCTCGGGAACTCGGGACAATGCCGAGGCCAACTATAACAATCTCAACCTCACTCTAGCCGCCGATTTGGGCGATCGCAACCGTCTGACCTTCTCCGGCCTCTACCTCAGCCGAGACATCGGCGTTCCCGGCGGCGTTCCCACCGAAGCCGGAAGCCTGGGAGAATTTAACCGTCTTAGTCCCCAAGCCAGACAATACACCGAAGACTGGCTACTAGACCTCCTCTGGGAATCCCAACTCAACCCCGAGGATACCTCCAACCTCACGGCCCGCATCTATACCGATATCCTCGACTCCACCTTCCGCGACCCCGAAAGCAGCCGTAGCAACCTTGACCGCAACAGTTTCGGCTTGCAAGTTCAACATAACTGGCAATTCACCGATAACCAAACCCTCACCTACGGCATCGACTTTCGCACCATTTCCTCAGAAAATAGAACCTTTAACTTCTCCACAGGCGAAAGTACGGAAAACTACAACAGTCGCATCGACAATGGAGCCGCGTTTGCTCGCTATGAGGTCAACCTTGCCGATAATCTCAGTCTAAATCTGGGTCTGCGCCAAGAATTTAATAGTCTCGAAAATGGCTCCTTCACCTCTCCCGCCGTCGGTGTCCTTTGGAACCTCAGTGACAGCACAGCACTCCGCGCCAATTATGCCAGAAGTTTCAAATCTCCCCTCATGTCTCAACTCGAAGGACTCGCCGCCTTTTCCGTCGCCGGCAATCCCAATCTACGACCGGAACGAGGCAACAGTTTTGACCTCGGCATCGACCAACAACTCGGCAATATCGGTTTATTTCGTCTGACTCTCTTTGCCAACCAAATTTCAGAACTGATTGCCTTTGAATTTGGCGACCCCAGCACCAATGTTAATATCGGCAAAGTGGAAGCCTTAGGGGTAGAAGCCGCCTTAGACCTGCAACTGGCTCCCAATGTCTTCGCCTTTGCCAACCTCACCTTAAACAACACCCAAATTTTGCAAGATACCAACGAAGCTGTAGAAGGCAATCGCCTCAGTTTCCGGGATGCCGATGTGTTTAATATCGGAGTCGCCTACGCCACCCCCGATGGCTGGTATGCCGGGTTATTTCTACGCAATCTCAGCAACTTTTTTACGAACAACACGAACACAGAACGTTTACCAGGCTACACCACATTAGACCTCAAACTACAAGCTCCCATCACCGACAAGTTACGGCTCAACGCCAGTGTAACCAATCTCTTTGATGAACGCTATGAGGTCTTTCCCGGCTTTCCCGGTTTAAGTCGAAGTGTTCAAGGGGGGATTCGTTATAGCTTCTAG
- a CDS encoding IS1 family transposase: protein MIYTDAWEAYRQALPSKGHRVVSKPSGKTSYIERFNNTLRQRVSRFVRRRLAFSKSLRNHIGLLWNFIHHYNASLPL, encoded by the coding sequence GTGATCTACACTGATGCCTGGGAGGCTTACCGGCAGGCGCTGCCGAGCAAAGGACACCGGGTCGTCAGTAAGCCGAGCGGCAAGACAAGTTACATTGAGCGGTTCAACAATACCCTGAGGCAAAGAGTTTCACGCTTTGTCCGACGCCGCTTAGCCTTCTCGAAAAGTTTACGTAATCACATCGGACTCCTGTGGAATTTTATTCACCATTACAATGCATCATTACCTCTTTAG
- a CDS encoding tetratricopeptide repeat protein, with amino-acid sequence MKLNLKLLLLTPQVLLILFLTVLPGCGLVRGILDYGNPDSRINKRINKSLSLSEIWEDLTVPTPSGDALRKLRNVQVTLEDLSDLKDLYDKTNDQSLKLEIIRKLGTQTVSRSWLKEIIERDDKSLASLSFRILLWKELTLDQNRDDQWTNWQWTPYVRGLLERAVEDDLYLLSHLFTLELLQLANRYPESKFTKGAQEYASLAGGGAYFGSSGKKSFFRQPFNPSTELEIWPDFIDKYEDHPGVNDAMYRVARAYELQGKYEKALLWYQKAYRHVDNDHFSLAARRRILFIIDMIVDIDFLEDFIKSHPENSLVPALIYSKAIHLFREDRLLEAKYELEKFLSVYRGRRISGILGDLYNGDVYLDQTFFQIVENQVNHIKEIKEIRESNSDNATKLYEEARVFFYNERLLLNHLWESRFFSNFRAFVPREWEGASTSVLYTINFDFFQKAMNGFNTTNELLKALELFQGIISDYPESDLKEKAAYSVGLTYYWLHHEGWWTRLGQEESWLELGVQAFDDFVDNFPQSFLADDALISIATLTDDEGLKIQALRRIIDEYPRGDRRREAEKILSEKGLSIN; translated from the coding sequence ATGAAATTGAACCTAAAATTACTCCTTTTAACTCCCCAAGTTTTATTAATTCTTTTTCTTACAGTTCTTCCAGGATGCGGGTTAGTTCGCGGTATCTTAGATTATGGGAACCCAGACTCAAGGATAAATAAGAGGATAAATAAGTCGCTTAGCTTGTCAGAAATTTGGGAAGACCTTACCGTTCCTACTCCGTCTGGAGATGCTTTGCGTAAACTTAGAAATGTTCAAGTAACCTTGGAAGACTTGTCAGATTTAAAGGATTTATATGACAAGACCAATGATCAGAGTTTGAAGCTAGAAATTATTAGAAAATTAGGAACTCAAACAGTTTCTCGTTCTTGGCTAAAAGAAATTATCGAACGTGATGATAAGTCTTTGGCATCTTTGTCTTTCCGTATTTTACTTTGGAAAGAGTTGACTCTAGATCAAAATCGTGATGATCAGTGGACAAACTGGCAGTGGACTCCCTATGTACGTGGATTACTGGAAAGAGCTGTTGAAGACGATTTGTATCTCTTAAGTCATTTATTTACCTTAGAGTTACTTCAGTTGGCTAATAGATATCCTGAATCAAAATTCACTAAAGGTGCTCAAGAATATGCATCTTTAGCGGGAGGAGGGGCTTATTTTGGTTCCAGTGGTAAAAAATCGTTTTTTAGACAACCATTTAACCCATCAACAGAGTTAGAAATTTGGCCAGATTTTATTGATAAGTATGAAGATCATCCTGGCGTAAACGACGCAATGTATCGTGTTGCTCGTGCTTACGAACTTCAAGGTAAGTATGAAAAAGCGTTGCTTTGGTATCAAAAAGCATACCGTCATGTAGATAATGACCATTTCAGTTTAGCTGCTAGACGAAGAATTCTATTTATTATTGATATGATTGTAGATATAGACTTTTTGGAAGATTTTATAAAAAGTCATCCTGAAAACTCTTTGGTTCCTGCATTAATTTATAGCAAAGCCATACACTTATTCCGAGAAGACAGGCTACTGGAAGCAAAATATGAATTAGAAAAATTTCTTTCTGTCTATAGAGGGCGACGTATTTCAGGAATTCTAGGTGATTTATATAACGGTGATGTATATTTAGATCAAACCTTTTTTCAAATTGTAGAAAACCAGGTCAACCATATAAAAGAAATAAAAGAAATTCGAGAATCAAATAGTGACAATGCTACAAAGCTATATGAAGAAGCAAGGGTTTTCTTTTACAATGAAAGGTTGCTGTTAAATCATTTGTGGGAATCTAGGTTTTTTAGTAATTTTAGAGCTTTCGTTCCTAGGGAGTGGGAAGGTGCTAGTACATCAGTACTGTATACAATAAATTTTGATTTTTTCCAAAAAGCGATGAATGGATTCAATACCACGAATGAATTATTGAAAGCATTAGAATTATTTCAAGGTATTATTTCTGATTACCCTGAATCCGATCTAAAAGAGAAAGCAGCTTATTCAGTAGGACTAACTTATTACTGGCTGCATCATGAAGGTTGGTGGACTAGATTAGGGCAAGAAGAATCTTGGTTAGAACTAGGAGTTCAAGCGTTTGATGATTTTGTAGATAATTTCCCGCAGAGCTTCCTGGCAGATGATGCTTTAATATCGATTGCTACTTTAACGGATGATGAAGGACTTAAAATTCAGGCTTTGAGACGAATTATTGATGAATACCCAAGAGGGGATAGAAGACGAGAAGCTGAGAAAATCTTGAGTGAAAAGGGTTTATCTATTAATTGA
- a CDS encoding cobalt-precorrin-5B (C(1))-methyltransferase translates to MQNSGYTLPVFAIAAAKAALLHLQHRQSPQTVEC, encoded by the coding sequence ATGCAAAATTCCGGTTACACCCTCCCCGTATTCGCCATTGCTGCCGCCAAAGCCGCCTTACTCCATCTGCAACACCGCCAGTCTCCCCAAACTGTCGAATGTTAA